In a single window of the Drosophila subpulchrella strain 33 F10 #4 breed RU33 chromosome X, RU_Dsub_v1.1 Primary Assembly, whole genome shotgun sequence genome:
- the LOC119556791 gene encoding uncharacterized protein LOC119556791 isoform X1, translated as MWMQLGCRAFVKGAKKTLLRREDDVGEPTIRISDDGTDESSNKQFACDQIQLPSGEDGNGNKFDGIYLTNPSMNELIRTIHTALSVDQYRGIIVAGQNTRENYEISHLQTAPTNFRIQNACSKGYQNGKDLVLKRRTVSFDDLRQLKQLDTWEPQLWRVRSEGNLIEQRNLVFDPRFYQSKYAVSCDNTSILNSESISSFTSISRDCSCECTSETDFEDQLDFSSVALKRVTPMMPQDVLTEFPKWQLPQNSNICCWINLAHFLLVIACLRGLL; from the exons ATGTGGATGCAACT AGGCTGTCGTGCATTTGTAAAAGGCGCCAAAAAAACATTACTAAGGCGAGAGGATGATGTCGGAGAACCAACAATTCGTATTTCCGATGATGGAACTGACGAAAGTAGCAATAAACAGTTTGCTTGTGATCAAATTCAATTACCATCGGGTGAGGATGGAAACGGTAATAAATTCGATGGCATTTATTTAACGAACCCTTCAATGAACGAGCTAATACGAACTATTCATACTGCTTTGTCAGTGGATCAATATAGAGGCATAATAGTAGCAGGGCAAAATACGCGGGAGAACTATGAAATTTCCCATCTGCAGACGGCACCTACGAATTTCCGAATTCAAAATGCCTGTTCAAAGGGCTATCAAAATGGAAAAGATCTAGTTTTAAAACGCCGAACCGTGTCTTTCGATGATCTGCGCCAATTAAAGCAGTTGGACACATGGGAACCACAGTTGTGGAGAGTACGTTCGGAGGGTAACTTAATAGAGCAACGCAATTTGGTTTTCGATCCGAGATTTTATCAATCAAAATACGCTGTATCCTGTGATAATACATCCATTTTGAATTCGGAATCGATCAGTTCCTTTACTTCCATAAGCCGGGACTGTTCATGTGAATGCACATCCGAAACGGATTTCGAAGATCAACTGGATTTCTCCAGTGTGGCTCTAAAGAGAGTTACACCCATGATGCCCCAAGATGTTTTAACTGAGTTCCCTAAATGGCAACTACCtcaaaattcaaatatatGTTGTTGGATTAATTTGGCTCACTTCCTATTAGTAATCGCATGCCTCCGCGGActcttataa
- the LOC119556791 gene encoding uncharacterized protein LOC119556791 isoform X2, whose translation MWMQLGCRAFVKGAKKTLLRREDDVGEPTIRISDDGTDESSNKQFACDQIQLPSGEDGNVDQYRGIIVAGQNTRENYEISHLQTAPTNFRIQNACSKGYQNGKDLVLKRRTVSFDDLRQLKQLDTWEPQLWRVRSEGNLIEQRNLVFDPRFYQSKYAVSCDNTSILNSESISSFTSISRDCSCECTSETDFEDQLDFSSVALKRVTPMMPQDVLTEFPKWQLPQNSNICCWINLAHFLLVIACLRGLL comes from the exons ATGTGGATGCAACT AGGCTGTCGTGCATTTGTAAAAGGCGCCAAAAAAACATTACTAAGGCGAGAGGATGATGTCGGAGAACCAACAATTCGTATTTCCGATGATGGAACTGACGAAAGTAGCAATAAACAGTTTGCTTGTGATCAAATTCAATTACCATCGGGTGAGGATGGAAACG TGGATCAATATAGAGGCATAATAGTAGCAGGGCAAAATACGCGGGAGAACTATGAAATTTCCCATCTGCAGACGGCACCTACGAATTTCCGAATTCAAAATGCCTGTTCAAAGGGCTATCAAAATGGAAAAGATCTAGTTTTAAAACGCCGAACCGTGTCTTTCGATGATCTGCGCCAATTAAAGCAGTTGGACACATGGGAACCACAGTTGTGGAGAGTACGTTCGGAGGGTAACTTAATAGAGCAACGCAATTTGGTTTTCGATCCGAGATTTTATCAATCAAAATACGCTGTATCCTGTGATAATACATCCATTTTGAATTCGGAATCGATCAGTTCCTTTACTTCCATAAGCCGGGACTGTTCATGTGAATGCACATCCGAAACGGATTTCGAAGATCAACTGGATTTCTCCAGTGTGGCTCTAAAGAGAGTTACACCCATGATGCCCCAAGATGTTTTAACTGAGTTCCCTAAATGGCAACTACCtcaaaattcaaatatatGTTGTTGGATTAATTTGGCTCACTTCCTATTAGTAATCGCATGCCTCCGCGGActcttataa